The genomic interval TTTAATGAAGTTCTCGCGAACAAATGTGTGACTTGTCACGGTGCCGAAGGCAAGGAAGTGGGCGGTGATTTTAATATCCTTAGACTGATGAAATCTAGTGCGGTTAACGCAAAATCTTGGGCAAAAATTTATCGTGCGATTGATAAAGGCGAAATGCCACCGCGCATTAAGGATGAACCGGAGTCCGTGCCACTCGAAGTGGAAGAGAAGGAACTGGTGCTCGCCTCGATTAAGACGATGTACCAAGACTTGAAAGAAGGTATGACGACTCGCGTGCTCACGCCCTATGAAATCCAGAATACGCTAGGGGATTTATTTGAGATTGATTACGAGCAGTACAATCCATTGGCCAGTATGCATCAATCGTATTCAGAAAAGACTTTTTACACTCATCAACGCAAAATTTTGAGCCCACATTACTTGAGCAATTACTACAATCTTCTCTACGATATTTTACAGAGTTTTATTGGACTTAGGCCCCAGGTTGACCCCCTGGATTTGGAGACCAAATTTCGTCAAGTTGGAGCGGTTCACTACAGTTTTAAAGATGAGTCGCACCTGCGTTGGCACATAGCGAGTAAACTCGTCACTCTAAATTTTAAGGACCTTGGTGAAAAGAAAGAAACAAAGCAAGATCGCTATTTAGATGGTAACGATAATCAATTAGTCAATAGTATGCTTGCCGCAAAATCTATCCCCCCCGGAACTTATACATTGCGATTTAAGGCCAGTTGTGAAAATATGTCCATGAGTAAAATCACTGAAGAAAAGTACGGCAAAAAAATTGTTGGGCATTATGAAAAGTTTTTTGAAGAAAATCTCAACCCAGTTCTGCCAGTTAAGTTTTATCTCGAACCCCCTGGTGTTGCCGATCCTTTTGCTAAACGGAAATATCTAGAAACTGTTGAAATATCATCCGAAGGCGAATATGCGATTCAATTTGTCGTGACGCGGCGCTCAGGAGTCGCTTTGCATTTAGATGAGCCAGGGATTATGGGGCAGGGCCATTTAGCTAGAAATATAGGCTACCATAGGCACGGGGAGCAATTGGAACTGAAGCAAATTGAAGGCATCAGTGCAGAACTCGGTAAAAAAGAGTTCGATTTTCCCATGGTGAAGTTTAGCGACGTTAAACTGGAAGGCCCCTTTGAGGTGAAGTTAAACCCCTTGTCATTTGATGAAAGAACCAAAATTAATGATACCGAAGTTCGTGAGAAATTTAAGTACCTCCATAGTTTCAATGGCATGAAGTTGAGTGTGATTTACACCTACATGTTTAGAGATTTGAGAAAACAAAAAATGAAAATGGAAGATGCTTATCGCAATACCTTGATCACCTACTTTATGTCTTCTAAGTTTCTTATTTTGAATTCGGCGGCGAAGAGTCTCGATGACCAGATTCGCTTCTATTCTTATGCAGCCCATAAATCACCTCCCAATGAGGATTTTCAGAAGGTATACACCTCTGCTTTAAGGGGGAAGAATCATATGAGTTTGGGAAAATGGCTCATAGATCACGAACGCTTTCGCCGCTTCAATAATGCCTTTACTTATCAGTGGTTAAAGCTTGGAGAAATTAGTAATAACCTACCCGATGAAGGAAAGTTTAGAGATTACTACCGCAAGAACTATGCCGACCTTCAGCAGAAAGAAGCTGAGATGTTTATGATGAACATGTTTAGAAAGAATCGGCCGATCACAGACTTAGTGAATGCAGATTACACTTTTGTGGATAAAGATTTGAAGGATTTTTACGGAATTCATTCCGAGGCAAGCTTTGGTACAGGTGAGTTTGCTCTGTTGAAAACCGGCAGTTCAGGGCGTGGTGGAGTTCTTAGTATGGGAGCTTTTCTCACTGCCACGGGCAATGGTGTGGATCCCCTTCCCCTTCGTCGTGCGGCGTGGATCTCTGAAAATATTTTGGACTCGCCTCTGCCCTCTCCTCCCGATGTGGATGTCACAGAATTTGAGCAAACCATGAGTGGAAAAACACTTCGTGAGCGTCTGGATGTTCATGCGCTGAATCCCGCGTGTCATTCTTGTCACAAACGTCTGGATTCCCTGGCGATTCTCATGGATAAGTTTGATTCTATTGGAGCTTACAATAATCATTATAATTCAGAGAAGGTAAAAATAAACGATAAGAGTCTGAGTGATGTGGAAGATCTTAAAAAATATCTCGGAGAATACCAAAAGCCCATGGCGCGTGCCTTCACACGCAAACTGATTAGCTTCATGATGGGGCGTGAAGTTGGCGTCAAAGATGAGGCGGTACTCGACGCGATTTTAAAGGCAACTGAAGCCGATGGCTACCGCGTGGGGGATCTCTACTCCGAGGTGATTAAGAATTATCTTTTTTAATTTATCAATAATTGGGCTACAAGATAAGAGTTGAATAAGGCAGGGTTCATTCTGAATACCTTGCTTGTAGCTTGGCCTTATCACTATTAAACTGAGTTTAATTAAATTAATTCAGGATGATTTGTGATTAAGAATATTATTTTTGATTGGGATGGGGTGATTCTCGATTCTAATTCAGTCAAAGATCGTGCGTTTGAATACGTCTTGCGTGATCACGATGCGGATAAGGTTGCTGAGCTCGTCGCTTATCATCAGGCTAATGGCGGCATTTCGAGGTTTGTGAAGTTCCGCATGTTCTATGAGGAGATGCTTGGCGAAGCGATTACAGAGGATGAAGTTGCAGGCTTATCCCGAAAATTTTCAGAATTTGCCCTTAAGGAATTAGTCGACCCAGCCCTACAGATTGCTGAATCGATTCAGTGGGTCAGAGAAAATCACAAACAGTATAACTTTCACGTGGCTTCTGGGTCCGAAGAGAGCGAATTAAAACGCGTCGCCGAAGCTCAAGAACTCGCTTGCTATTTTAAAAGCTTTCATGGTTCGCCGACGCCAAAGCCGGAGCTCGTAAAGAATATTTTGGAGTCCAATAACTACCTAGCCAGTGAAACAATTCTCATTGGCGATTCCATCAATGATTTCCGTGCTGCTGATGCCAATGGCATCGCTTTTTGCGGCTATAATCGCCTTTCTTTGCAGGATTTAGGCCTGGCTTATCTTAGTGAGTTTACTGAGCTCAATAATTATTTAAAATAGTGCTCCACTTACACGAACAATGATTAAATTTTTTTGAAAAAATCAATTTCTTTGTCTAAGTCTTTTAGGTTGAACCGTCTTTGATAGCAAGAGTTGAATAAAATCATTGATTTAATTCTTCTTTTAGCCGAAAGAGAAATAAGATCTGCAGATTCAGTACAATAAGTATAGGGAACTTATTTACTTGGTACGAAGTCATTTTTAGTTCGAATGTGAGTATCTAGTTGGTAGTTCATATGAAAAATATAATAAAAAGTAATTTATTTTTGTGATGATTTGTAACTTTAGTGATTTTTTCTGGTTAAGGTTTATAAAGAATGTTATAAAATATGACAAATTTGTCAAATAATTACTTTAAATATACGTTTATAGGTAAGCATAGAATTATTTTTGGAGATTGTAAGATGATGAACCGTAGAGGCTTTTTAGCTTCAAGCGCCGCAGGATTAACGATTCCAGCGAGCCAGTTGTCGGCAGCGAGTAAGAAAGTTGAGCCAAGAGTTAACTTAAAGAAAAAT from Lentisphaera araneosa HTCC2155 carries:
- a CDS encoding DUF1588 domain-containing protein, with amino-acid sequence MSTGNLSGGDIPGLTREQKDLLSKKLSYLEDLELLLAAGEMKGDEADAELAKTLAEVEAIMEEGRKQAELEDELVKLQKLEEELAAGVGEPAELEKALSAPTSEVSSGDQLDSIATDPIQPKTNSDAKEIIEPDLESLPRLSHSKVHQSNTSAEAKATKVKEEALQKVSSRTVGEQSDKSNPDPKNELKEAQKNNPTRLKTKSNTDKESAARKVSRAKSKGKPKLKVPTKIPRARQKKRFPLATILFLILLGAGGFYHQQIMDFVKTMQEDVAYKPAPEKPRKKPVVQVKPEPKPEAKPEPAPEPIKEKEAEEAQNFFQPNEENIFTGELKHYSFNEVLANKCVTCHGAEGKEVGGDFNILRLMKSSAVNAKSWAKIYRAIDKGEMPPRIKDEPESVPLEVEEKELVLASIKTMYQDLKEGMTTRVLTPYEIQNTLGDLFEIDYEQYNPLASMHQSYSEKTFYTHQRKILSPHYLSNYYNLLYDILQSFIGLRPQVDPLDLETKFRQVGAVHYSFKDESHLRWHIASKLVTLNFKDLGEKKETKQDRYLDGNDNQLVNSMLAAKSIPPGTYTLRFKASCENMSMSKITEEKYGKKIVGHYEKFFEENLNPVLPVKFYLEPPGVADPFAKRKYLETVEISSEGEYAIQFVVTRRSGVALHLDEPGIMGQGHLARNIGYHRHGEQLELKQIEGISAELGKKEFDFPMVKFSDVKLEGPFEVKLNPLSFDERTKINDTEVREKFKYLHSFNGMKLSVIYTYMFRDLRKQKMKMEDAYRNTLITYFMSSKFLILNSAAKSLDDQIRFYSYAAHKSPPNEDFQKVYTSALRGKNHMSLGKWLIDHERFRRFNNAFTYQWLKLGEISNNLPDEGKFRDYYRKNYADLQQKEAEMFMMNMFRKNRPITDLVNADYTFVDKDLKDFYGIHSEASFGTGEFALLKTGSSGRGGVLSMGAFLTATGNGVDPLPLRRAAWISENILDSPLPSPPDVDVTEFEQTMSGKTLRERLDVHALNPACHSCHKRLDSLAILMDKFDSIGAYNNHYNSEKVKINDKSLSDVEDLKKYLGEYQKPMARAFTRKLISFMMGREVGVKDEAVLDAILKATEADGYRVGDLYSEVIKNYLF
- a CDS encoding HAD family hydrolase, which gives rise to MIKNIIFDWDGVILDSNSVKDRAFEYVLRDHDADKVAELVAYHQANGGISRFVKFRMFYEEMLGEAITEDEVAGLSRKFSEFALKELVDPALQIAESIQWVRENHKQYNFHVASGSEESELKRVAEAQELACYFKSFHGSPTPKPELVKNILESNNYLASETILIGDSINDFRAADANGIAFCGYNRLSLQDLGLAYLSEFTELNNYLK